The following proteins are encoded in a genomic region of Fervidobacterium pennivorans DSM 9078:
- the yfcE gene encoding phosphodiesterase has protein sequence MGRVKVLILSDTHGSVKAWEDLEKLFDLSSFTSIFHLGDILYHGPRNPLPEGYNPKELVEKLKKYRINYIRGNCDADVDLKVLEIPEMPKISMEYFGDFSFILVHGEIFEENNIEEFARDTKAQFIVHGHTHVSKIEEISGKYVLNPGSTSLPKNNTPRSVLVIEVDEETLLANFYNLDNGQVYIETKWRLKDSELLKEQ, from the coding sequence ATGGGACGCGTTAAAGTATTGATATTAAGCGATACACATGGTTCTGTAAAAGCGTGGGAAGATTTAGAAAAGCTATTTGATTTGTCTTCTTTCACAAGTATTTTTCACCTTGGCGACATTCTTTACCACGGTCCAAGGAACCCTCTTCCGGAAGGGTACAACCCAAAAGAATTGGTCGAAAAGCTCAAAAAGTATCGAATTAACTATATACGTGGGAACTGTGACGCAGATGTTGATTTGAAAGTATTAGAAATACCTGAAATGCCGAAAATTTCTATGGAATACTTCGGCGATTTCTCCTTCATTCTTGTCCATGGTGAAATCTTTGAAGAGAACAACATCGAAGAATTTGCAAGGGATACAAAAGCTCAGTTCATTGTTCACGGTCACACGCATGTTTCAAAAATAGAGGAAATAAGCGGAAAATATGTGTTGAACCCGGGAAGCACATCGCTCCCAAAAAACAACACTCCGAGAAGTGTTTTGGTAATTGAAGTAGATGAAGAAACGCTCTTAGCAAATTTCTACAACCTTGACAATGGGCAGGTGTACATTGAAACAAAATGGAGATTGAAAGATTCCGAACTATTGAAGGAACAATAG
- a CDS encoding GGDEF domain-containing protein gives MFKTKSLLLILLAGLLSGVLYFVLGLINEPAGPIIQWDAQIGKYIELTKPSKVTLNGTFEYDGINNCIVFQKVLATKFEVYVNGVLTASFGDGSGNLWPRALIVRVPKVLLYPERPNRITVVLHGLVGVGLYGKPYLATYEYAIQRVGLIDLFRDKITIAGIGATALIIYLLLIAYQSANEREKRVYLYLVVASAFMIASLVQFTYRESSGSPELYLLFEEFAVTGPVFVLTYLFFAILIISTGNAWLNKKFEYILKTIPVILISVAMFSTSVKYIHIADTISQIYSLVLMFIILYFIFKHKLIEFYFPVVFLYFTGIQTFYVLATNQTNELTIHYGRFVFLVFVGTATIRKFKDLSISHEKLKKENLIDHLTGVYNRKVIDLIPRGGTFVLLDLDGFKVLNDKYGHIFGDSVLKKFAEIVKSHIRSQDYFIRLGGDEFCLIFKSVKENDVLKIINRLYNDCRNVLGIGFSYGYAQFEDFDKAYEEADKKMYEQKIYKYSQNSKKSGL, from the coding sequence ATGTTTAAAACAAAATCTTTACTATTGATTTTACTTGCTGGATTGTTATCTGGTGTTCTTTATTTTGTTCTCGGTTTGATAAATGAACCGGCTGGACCAATTATACAATGGGATGCTCAGATAGGGAAGTATATTGAACTAACTAAACCTTCGAAAGTAACTTTAAATGGAACCTTTGAGTACGATGGTATAAATAACTGCATTGTTTTCCAAAAAGTTTTGGCTACAAAGTTCGAGGTTTATGTAAATGGTGTACTTACAGCCTCGTTCGGGGACGGTAGTGGAAATCTTTGGCCCAGGGCTTTAATAGTTAGAGTTCCAAAGGTCTTATTGTATCCAGAGAGACCAAACAGAATAACTGTTGTTTTACATGGCCTAGTTGGTGTAGGTTTGTATGGTAAACCTTATTTAGCAACCTATGAATATGCTATTCAAAGAGTAGGCTTAATAGATTTATTCAGGGACAAAATAACCATTGCTGGTATTGGTGCCACTGCTTTGATTATTTACTTGCTCTTGATTGCTTACCAAAGTGCTAATGAACGAGAAAAAAGGGTTTACCTTTACTTGGTAGTTGCTTCTGCCTTCATGATAGCTTCACTTGTTCAATTCACCTACCGCGAATCCTCTGGCAGCCCAGAGCTTTACCTCCTATTCGAGGAATTTGCTGTAACAGGTCCGGTATTTGTTTTAACATATCTCTTTTTTGCTATATTAATCATTTCAACAGGGAATGCTTGGCTCAACAAAAAATTTGAATACATTCTCAAAACCATACCTGTTATTTTAATATCCGTGGCTATGTTTTCCACAAGTGTTAAATATATCCACATTGCAGATACAATCTCACAGATTTACTCCCTTGTTTTAATGTTTATCATACTTTATTTCATCTTCAAGCACAAACTAATAGAATTCTATTTCCCTGTCGTGTTCCTATACTTCACAGGAATCCAAACATTTTATGTTTTAGCCACAAACCAAACAAACGAACTGACAATCCATTATGGTCGATTCGTTTTTCTGGTGTTCGTTGGAACTGCAACAATTAGGAAGTTTAAGGACCTATCTATTTCACACGAAAAACTAAAGAAGGAGAACCTTATCGACCATTTAACCGGCGTTTACAATCGAAAGGTGATAGATCTAATTCCCAGAGGAGGAACGTTCGTCCTACTTGACTTAGATGGTTTCAAAGTTCTCAACGATAAATACGGTCATATTTTTGGTGACAGCGTTCTGAAAAAGTTTGCTGAAATTGTAAAATCGCATATCAGAAGCCAGGATTATTTCATACGATTGGGTGGAGATGAATTTTGTTTGATATTTAAATCTGTAAAAGAAAATGACGTGTTAAAGATTATAAACCGCTTATACAACGATTGCAGAAATGTACTTGGCATTGGCTTTTCGTATGGTTACGCACAATTTGAAGATTTTGACAAAGCATACGAAGAAGCTGATAAAAAGATGTATGAACAGAAAATCTATAAATACTCACAGAACAGCAAAAAATCCGGTTTATGA
- a CDS encoding IMPACT family protein, producing MEIERFRTIEGTIETKLNIERSIFITTLKGVQTEEEAKAFISEINKKYQDATHNCPAYRVIYSGNILEFSSDAGEPSGTAGLPMLNTLRKHQLLNVVVVVTRYFGGVKLGVRGLIDAYSKAVEIAIEKAQSEGRIIEKKRVYKQKLKIDFLSYGKKMQQLSYIGVNILDISYTEEYALIELIHSEPLDMPEVVDTQLVYV from the coding sequence ATGGAGATTGAAAGATTCCGAACTATTGAAGGAACAATAGAAACAAAGTTAAACATAGAGCGTTCTATATTCATCACCACACTTAAAGGAGTTCAAACAGAAGAAGAAGCCAAAGCTTTTATTAGCGAAATAAACAAAAAATACCAAGATGCTACCCACAACTGCCCAGCTTACCGGGTCATTTACAGTGGCAACATTCTTGAATTTTCCTCCGATGCTGGTGAGCCTTCAGGAACGGCCGGACTCCCTATGCTGAACACTCTCAGGAAACATCAACTGCTCAATGTAGTGGTTGTTGTTACTAGATACTTCGGAGGAGTAAAGCTTGGGGTCAGAGGGCTGATAGATGCATACTCTAAAGCAGTTGAGATTGCAATAGAGAAAGCGCAGAGTGAAGGACGCATAATTGAGAAAAAAAGAGTATACAAGCAAAAATTAAAGATTGATTTCCTTTCGTACGGTAAAAAAATGCAACAACTGAGCTATATAGGGGTTAACATACTTGATATTTCGTATACCGAAGAATATGCTTTAATTGAACTGATACATTCCGAGCCATTGGACATGCCAGAGGTTGTAGACACTCAATTGGTATACGTATAA
- a CDS encoding pyridoxal phosphate-dependent aminotransferase, which yields MVSKISKRALETPASPIRRLVPYADEAKKRGIQIYYLNIGQPDIKTPKVWYEYIEKYKPEVVAYTHSQGLLELREAFSKYYERHNIHVTADEIMVTNGGSEAIMFALGVVCDPGDEVVTIEPFYANYLGFASYLNVKLVPVTAHPEDGYRLPPMSEFEKVVSPKTKAILFSNPSNPTGTVYTYEEMKTIVEFAKKHDLVIISDEVYREFTFDGRKHISIFHFEGIEQQVIMVDSISKRYSACGARIGTFVTKNKEFYKNALKFAQARLCPAETTQFGAIGLLTLGEDYTNSVRDEYQKRRDATYESLKEIPGVVVHKPEGAFYLSAKLPVENAEDFIIWMLKEFNVDGKTTMVSPLSGFYATPGAGMSEIRIAYVLEADKLADAVKILGEGIKVYNSRK from the coding sequence ATGGTTTCAAAAATATCCAAAAGAGCACTTGAAACCCCGGCAAGTCCCATAAGAAGATTAGTTCCCTATGCTGACGAGGCAAAAAAGAGGGGAATACAGATTTATTACCTTAACATAGGTCAGCCAGATATCAAGACACCAAAGGTCTGGTACGAGTATATAGAAAAATACAAACCAGAAGTTGTTGCTTATACACACTCCCAAGGTCTTTTGGAACTAAGGGAAGCATTTTCTAAATACTACGAACGACACAACATACACGTAACAGCTGACGAGATTATGGTAACCAATGGCGGTAGTGAAGCCATAATGTTTGCACTTGGCGTTGTTTGTGACCCTGGCGATGAGGTTGTAACCATCGAACCATTCTATGCAAACTACCTTGGATTTGCTTCATACCTGAACGTAAAACTCGTTCCAGTTACAGCTCATCCTGAAGATGGCTACAGACTGCCACCAATGAGCGAATTTGAAAAAGTCGTCAGTCCAAAAACAAAAGCGATACTCTTTTCTAACCCATCAAACCCAACAGGAACTGTCTACACCTACGAAGAAATGAAAACAATCGTAGAATTTGCCAAAAAGCACGATCTTGTGATAATCTCTGATGAAGTCTACAGAGAATTCACATTCGATGGTAGAAAACACATCTCTATATTCCACTTCGAAGGTATCGAACAACAAGTCATCATGGTCGATAGCATCTCAAAACGATACAGCGCCTGTGGTGCAAGAATAGGCACATTTGTTACAAAGAACAAAGAATTCTACAAAAACGCACTCAAATTTGCACAAGCAAGACTTTGTCCTGCTGAAACAACACAATTTGGAGCAATTGGGCTACTCACACTTGGAGAAGACTACACAAACTCCGTGCGTGATGAATACCAAAAAAGAAGAGATGCAACCTACGAATCTCTCAAAGAAATACCTGGTGTTGTAGTCCACAAACCGGAAGGCGCATTCTACCTATCAGCCAAACTTCCTGTTGAAAATGCGGAAGATTTCATCATTTGGATGCTCAAAGAATTCAACGTTGATGGCAAAACAACGATGGTCTCCCCACTGAGTGGATTTTATGCAACACCTGGCGCCGGAATGAGTGAAATTCGAATAGCATACGTTCTTGAAGCTGACAAACTCGCCGATGCGGTTAAAATCCTTGGTGAAGGAATAAAAGTGTATAACTCAAGAAAATAA
- a CDS encoding pseudouridine-5'-phosphate glycosidase yields MHELKISPKVKDALEKRKPIVALESTVIAHGLPYPHNIETAKALEQICTENSVVPATIGVLKGEIIVGMTEEEISHMLEDDPLKIGTREIPYVVALKKSAATTVSATMRIAKMAGIDVFATGGIGGVHVGDWDVSQDITEMSKTDMIVVSAGCKSILDVKKTIEFMETFQILVLGYRTDKFPIFYEGLSSYKLDHVVEKPEEIAKIYLAKTELGIEGTILVANPIPEEHAISESEVEVYIKQALKECEEKGITGKQVTPYLLSRVAQLSNYKTLRANIELLKNNVRLACQIAKEITTLKLQG; encoded by the coding sequence ATGCATGAATTAAAGATATCACCTAAAGTCAAAGATGCACTCGAAAAACGTAAACCGATTGTTGCCCTTGAGAGCACTGTGATTGCTCACGGATTACCGTATCCGCACAATATAGAAACAGCAAAGGCTCTGGAACAGATCTGCACAGAAAATAGTGTTGTTCCAGCAACGATAGGGGTTCTTAAAGGGGAAATCATAGTGGGAATGACAGAAGAAGAAATCAGCCATATGCTTGAGGATGACCCCTTGAAAATAGGCACACGTGAGATACCTTACGTGGTTGCATTGAAGAAAAGTGCTGCAACAACGGTCAGTGCTACGATGCGTATAGCCAAAATGGCAGGTATAGATGTATTCGCAACGGGTGGGATTGGTGGCGTACACGTAGGTGACTGGGATGTTTCACAGGATATAACGGAGATGTCGAAGACAGATATGATAGTTGTAAGCGCAGGTTGTAAGTCCATTCTTGATGTGAAAAAAACTATCGAATTCATGGAGACGTTCCAGATACTCGTGCTTGGATACAGAACAGATAAATTCCCTATATTCTACGAAGGTCTATCTTCCTACAAATTAGACCATGTGGTTGAAAAGCCAGAGGAAATTGCAAAAATTTACTTGGCTAAGACCGAACTCGGCATAGAAGGTACTATCTTAGTAGCAAATCCCATTCCTGAAGAGCACGCTATATCAGAAAGCGAAGTAGAAGTTTACATCAAACAGGCGTTAAAAGAATGCGAAGAGAAAGGTATCACAGGTAAGCAAGTCACACCATATCTTCTTTCGCGTGTAGCTCAGCTGAGTAATTACAAAACCTTAAGAGCGAATATTGAACTTTTGAAAAACAATGTGAGGTTGGCATGCCAAATAGCAAAAGAAATAACAACTCTCAAACTCCAAGGTTAG
- a CDS encoding protease complex subunit PrcB family protein, giving the protein MRTKRTQGIICLLIVLAITVVFSVLSFAQGIELFVKKLTTTLPEYLFKSIGTKTFSVQYVKLFEDDESKGYILKAWVFQPLSTQQANTSFKIRAVSFDGKKEYTEEIAGIRDKNYIRLPLILVILPAKYTLYVNSQVVEQPKPTTGGEISVPIYGDKESANIKILVRTQAGYRVISEGEEVSKDDIVLLQVIAGTFPTGGYQIELNEPDIVYPVGKNPGKITVTGTFYKPGPGDMVTQAFTTPTKTIELGKFPSGMYEVIVDIKNLGEFRAVFSVK; this is encoded by the coding sequence ATGAGAACAAAAAGAACACAGGGAATCATCTGTTTGTTAATCGTTTTAGCTATTACCGTAGTCTTTTCTGTACTTTCTTTTGCTCAGGGAATAGAATTGTTTGTCAAGAAGCTTACCACAACATTGCCTGAGTATTTGTTTAAATCGATTGGGACAAAGACTTTTTCTGTTCAGTATGTAAAGCTCTTTGAAGATGATGAAAGTAAAGGATACATCCTCAAAGCCTGGGTGTTCCAACCTCTATCAACCCAGCAAGCTAATACTTCTTTCAAAATCCGTGCGGTAAGTTTTGATGGTAAGAAAGAATACACAGAAGAAATTGCTGGGATACGTGACAAAAACTATATTCGTCTACCTTTGATACTAGTTATCCTTCCAGCAAAGTATACATTGTATGTCAATTCTCAAGTCGTTGAACAACCAAAACCAACTACAGGTGGTGAAATAAGCGTGCCAATTTATGGTGATAAAGAGAGTGCGAATATAAAAATATTGGTTCGAACCCAGGCAGGTTACAGAGTAATTTCTGAAGGTGAAGAAGTATCAAAGGATGACATTGTTTTACTTCAAGTGATTGCAGGGACATTCCCAACAGGTGGGTATCAAATAGAGCTAAACGAACCAGACATCGTTTATCCGGTTGGTAAGAATCCTGGAAAAATTACGGTAACAGGCACGTTTTACAAACCAGGTCCCGGTGATATGGTAACACAGGCTTTCACAACACCGACAAAAACAATAGAACTTGGTAAATTCCCATCTGGCATGTATGAAGTGATAGTGGATATAAAAAACTTAGGTGAGTTTAGGGCCGTTTTCAGTGTGAAGTGA
- a CDS encoding RNA polymerase subunit sigma-54, with amino-acid sequence MPNSKRNNNSQTPRLEQKLLLTKTERFYLNILELPYHILREKYLPVVEIDDTYHPYSEDLHGVLVKLLPYLGLTDQEEKVAEYIIYNIDSSGKLRITPLELAEKFNIQVQQAKELIDLIFTEFAEEIQQNTVNENLMYIEPDIIMTPEKVEVRKIEVKDPIIAKALQMREETLFRICEEIRKVNEYFLRGYRKYPQIFTMRYMARLLGVHVSTISRAVRNKHVSTPLGILPLRFFFGRILNKKIVLQEIEKLLKLDSELTDAHITLVLKSAGIQISRRTVNKYRRMLEILQNNQNDKTTPSTGG; translated from the coding sequence ATGCCAAATAGCAAAAGAAATAACAACTCTCAAACTCCAAGGTTAGAACAAAAGCTATTACTCACAAAAACGGAGAGGTTCTATCTTAACATACTTGAGCTACCGTATCACATCTTGCGTGAGAAATACTTGCCTGTGGTTGAAATAGACGACACATACCATCCATATTCTGAAGACCTCCACGGGGTCTTAGTTAAGTTATTGCCATACCTTGGACTAACCGACCAAGAAGAGAAAGTAGCTGAATACATAATCTACAACATCGACAGTTCAGGAAAACTAAGGATTACACCTTTGGAACTGGCAGAAAAATTTAATATCCAAGTTCAGCAAGCCAAAGAACTTATTGACCTAATTTTCACAGAATTTGCGGAAGAGATTCAGCAAAACACAGTTAATGAAAATCTCATGTACATCGAACCGGATATAATAATGACCCCAGAAAAGGTAGAAGTTCGAAAGATAGAAGTAAAGGACCCAATAATAGCTAAAGCGTTACAAATGAGAGAAGAAACACTCTTTAGAATTTGCGAAGAAATACGTAAGGTAAATGAATACTTTCTCAGAGGCTACAGAAAATACCCTCAGATATTTACCATGAGATACATGGCAAGACTCTTAGGGGTGCATGTTTCGACCATTAGTAGAGCTGTTAGAAATAAACACGTTAGCACACCACTAGGGATTCTTCCACTAAGGTTCTTTTTTGGAAGAATACTCAACAAAAAAATCGTGCTGCAAGAAATCGAAAAACTACTCAAATTGGACAGTGAATTGACAGATGCCCACATTACACTTGTACTCAAATCAGCAGGTATCCAAATATCGCGCAGAACGGTTAATAAATACAGAAGAATGTTGGAAATTTTACAAAATAATCAAAATGATAAAACAACACCTAGCACAGGAGGATGA
- a CDS encoding DDE-type integrase/transposase/recombinase codes for MNNSTLSCPKCGSTSLYKNGHDKYGNQQFLCKLCHHSFKLSHSQKRKNFPFPYPKCTSCGKSMQIYKVRRSFVVFRCRACRTKDRVPFNLPEPVTLIPEKFKYFRFPIFFVLKAFVLYMKHNMSYRSLAHSLNIKVSHVTIYKWVIKLCTLFSVLFPTFTIENVFSVHADETVLVFKEQKYYVWLLVDHETNLILCWHVSKYRDMGQVKVLLEKFFGNSKPRNIELITDGLGAYESAVKLLFRNINHVVVPLGKNNQCESKFSLLKDFFRLKRGLKNTKNLAKYIQGFCVVKNLWKTHNGNINRILSQLHSFITTS; via the coding sequence ATGAACAACTCAACGCTCTCTTGTCCAAAATGCGGTTCCACCAGCTTATACAAAAACGGTCATGACAAATACGGTAACCAACAATTCCTTTGCAAACTCTGCCATCATTCTTTCAAACTCTCCCATTCTCAAAAACGCAAAAACTTCCCTTTCCCTTATCCCAAATGCACTTCTTGTGGTAAATCTATGCAAATTTACAAAGTCCGTCGCTCTTTCGTTGTCTTCCGTTGTAGAGCTTGTCGTACCAAAGATAGAGTACCTTTTAACCTCCCCGAACCAGTCACCCTTATTCCTGAGAAATTTAAATATTTCCGCTTCCCTATCTTTTTCGTCTTAAAGGCTTTTGTTTTGTATATGAAACACAATATGTCTTATCGCTCTCTTGCTCATTCTCTTAATATCAAAGTATCTCATGTCACCATATACAAATGGGTTATTAAATTGTGTACTTTATTCTCTGTACTTTTTCCAACATTTACCATCGAAAATGTTTTCTCAGTTCATGCTGATGAAACTGTTCTTGTGTTCAAAGAACAAAAGTACTATGTTTGGCTATTAGTTGATCACGAAACTAACTTAATTCTTTGTTGGCATGTCTCAAAGTATCGTGATATGGGACAAGTCAAAGTATTGCTCGAGAAGTTCTTTGGTAATTCAAAACCTAGAAACATTGAACTTATTACTGATGGACTTGGTGCATATGAAAGTGCAGTAAAGCTGTTGTTCAGAAATATCAATCACGTAGTGGTACCGCTCGGTAAAAACAATCAATGTGAATCTAAGTTTTCATTGTTGAAAGACTTTTTCCGACTCAAGCGAGGGCTGAAGAATACGAAGAACTTAGCGAAATATATTCAAGGATTTTGTGTAGTGAAGAATCTTTGGAAAACGCACAATGGCAATATCAATCGCATTCTTTCACAATTACACTCTTTCATCACTACAAGTTAA
- the infB gene encoding translation initiation factor IF-2, translating to MARLRVYELAKQLDMDTKELLHELEELGIEVKSHMSYIDEETVNILLDIYKETLDEEEELTLTKSREPVKEKVETKKPPVHITEADLKLDKFAEKIKVPQNRIIQDFFMKGEVLRPGQAISVSLAKKIAKMYDVRLTFEEEETSVKEVVKLENPLDELKRKFTEIYENNKDKLVNRPPVVTVMGHVDHGKTTLLDHIRKTRIAEKEEGGITQSIGAYQVIVNGKKITFIDTPGHEVFTEMRARGAQATDIVVLVVAADDGVMPQTIEAYNHAKSANVPIIVAINKIDKPNANVDLTKQDLVTKLNLIPEDWGGDTIVVPISARNGINIDTLLEMILLVAEMQDIRCIPDSPVRAVTIETRLDKGYGPVANAVVKDGVLKVGDYVVAGKVYGKVKALIDDKGRRIKEAEPSTPVMIVGFEELPDPHSIIYVVDSKEEAIEIVEKIKEIEARELRKKRQIKLEEILKKMQETEKKEVKLILKADTVGSLQALQNAIAKLRTNEVDIDVVHAAVGAINSSDVMLASASEAVILGFRVKADNQASKLAETEGVQIKTYTIIYKLLEELKAALEGMLEPEEVEEKTGTGEIKKVFKIHKVGNIAGVQMYDGYVEKNGFVRIYRNGALVFEGKLESLKHYQQDVNKVSAPQECGIKFLNFDDIKEGDELEFYIIKKVPRKLTTVTEQKPEEELEAE from the coding sequence TTGGCACGATTAAGGGTATACGAATTGGCTAAGCAACTCGATATGGATACCAAGGAACTACTCCACGAATTGGAAGAGCTTGGTATCGAAGTAAAAAGCCACATGAGTTATATCGATGAGGAAACAGTTAACATTCTCCTTGATATATATAAAGAAACTCTCGATGAAGAGGAAGAACTTACACTCACTAAATCACGCGAACCTGTAAAAGAAAAAGTTGAAACCAAAAAGCCTCCAGTCCATATAACAGAGGCTGATCTTAAGCTTGATAAATTCGCCGAAAAAATAAAGGTACCTCAAAATAGAATTATACAAGATTTCTTCATGAAAGGCGAAGTTCTCCGCCCAGGTCAAGCTATTTCCGTATCCTTAGCGAAAAAGATCGCTAAGATGTACGACGTCAGGTTAACATTTGAAGAAGAGGAAACATCAGTAAAAGAAGTTGTTAAGCTAGAAAATCCTCTCGATGAACTCAAGAGAAAATTTACAGAAATATATGAAAATAACAAAGATAAACTGGTCAACAGACCTCCGGTTGTAACCGTTATGGGACACGTTGACCATGGTAAGACAACGTTACTTGACCACATCAGAAAGACACGCATTGCTGAAAAAGAAGAAGGCGGAATTACTCAAAGTATAGGTGCTTATCAAGTTATCGTCAATGGTAAAAAAATCACGTTTATAGACACTCCAGGACACGAAGTTTTTACTGAAATGCGAGCAAGAGGTGCACAGGCAACGGATATCGTTGTCTTAGTTGTTGCCGCTGACGATGGTGTAATGCCTCAAACGATAGAAGCATACAACCACGCAAAGTCTGCAAATGTACCTATAATTGTTGCAATTAATAAGATAGATAAGCCAAACGCAAATGTGGATCTCACAAAGCAAGATTTGGTAACTAAACTCAATCTCATCCCAGAAGATTGGGGTGGGGATACAATTGTCGTTCCAATTTCAGCAAGAAATGGAATCAATATCGATACTCTTCTTGAAATGATTCTTTTAGTTGCAGAAATGCAAGATATAAGATGTATACCGGATAGTCCTGTAAGAGCTGTAACCATCGAAACAAGACTCGATAAAGGTTATGGTCCAGTTGCAAACGCCGTTGTCAAAGACGGAGTTCTAAAAGTTGGAGACTACGTTGTAGCAGGTAAAGTATACGGAAAAGTTAAAGCGTTGATAGATGACAAAGGTAGGCGAATCAAAGAAGCTGAACCATCAACACCGGTTATGATAGTTGGCTTTGAAGAATTACCAGATCCACACAGTATCATTTACGTTGTTGATTCAAAAGAAGAAGCGATAGAAATCGTCGAAAAGATAAAAGAGATAGAAGCAAGAGAATTGAGAAAGAAACGCCAGATAAAACTTGAAGAGATACTCAAGAAGATGCAAGAAACCGAAAAGAAAGAAGTTAAACTTATTCTGAAAGCCGACACCGTTGGTTCATTGCAAGCACTTCAGAACGCTATAGCAAAACTTAGAACAAACGAAGTTGATATCGATGTTGTCCACGCAGCTGTTGGAGCTATCAATTCAAGTGACGTCATGTTGGCAAGTGCTTCTGAAGCAGTTATACTTGGCTTCAGAGTGAAAGCAGATAACCAAGCTTCAAAACTTGCAGAAACGGAGGGTGTACAGATAAAAACATATACAATCATATACAAATTACTCGAAGAACTCAAAGCCGCTCTCGAAGGAATGCTCGAACCTGAAGAAGTTGAAGAAAAGACCGGAACTGGAGAGATAAAGAAGGTATTCAAAATACACAAAGTTGGAAACATCGCTGGTGTACAGATGTACGATGGATACGTGGAAAAGAATGGTTTTGTAAGGATATACAGAAATGGCGCACTTGTATTCGAAGGTAAATTAGAATCGCTCAAGCACTATCAACAAGATGTGAACAAAGTCAGTGCACCTCAAGAATGCGGAATTAAGTTCTTGAATTTTGACGATATAAAAGAAGGAGATGAATTGGAATTTTACATAATCAAGAAAGTACCAAGAAAGCTAACAACTGTCACTGAACAAAAGCCTGAAGAAGAATTGGAAGCTGAATGA
- a CDS encoding glycosyl hydrolase 108 family protein, giving the protein MLNLKKLENILFYFIIIGSSLIIFSVLGMLLNSKTPQAQAQNVRVDIREPYFASLEHNTESTGFVEEAYIELETDTQKDTVTLIERYNQMKEELKSLRQALARDRTVEYVIYSVVDYEGEALTFDETGGFTRYGISSKYNPDIDVFHITRQDAFNILYIRYYLPNGLYKYQSVRLQVALMHMCVLFGNKAFSIAYSVTPKEKLITLRDSDPDFPKIIEKLRLTFRDHAKRIGIKNPKYLNGWLNRIDKVFYIG; this is encoded by the coding sequence TTGCTCAACCTAAAAAAGCTTGAGAATATCCTTTTTTATTTCATCATTATTGGAAGTTCCTTAATAATCTTTTCAGTTTTAGGTATGTTATTAAACAGCAAAACGCCGCAGGCTCAAGCGCAAAATGTCCGGGTAGACATACGTGAGCCTTACTTTGCATCGCTTGAACATAATACAGAGTCAACAGGTTTTGTCGAAGAAGCTTACATTGAGCTTGAGACGGACACTCAAAAAGACACAGTAACACTAATTGAGAGGTACAATCAAATGAAAGAAGAATTAAAAAGCCTAAGGCAGGCATTAGCAAGAGACAGAACTGTTGAATACGTTATTTACAGCGTCGTTGACTACGAAGGAGAAGCATTAACTTTTGATGAAACAGGAGGATTCACAAGATATGGGATATCTTCTAAATACAACCCTGATATCGATGTTTTCCATATTACAAGGCAAGACGCATTCAATATCTTATACATTCGCTATTACCTTCCCAACGGTCTTTACAAATATCAAAGTGTAAGACTGCAAGTGGCTTTGATGCACATGTGTGTGCTATTCGGTAACAAAGCCTTCTCAATAGCCTATTCTGTGACTCCAAAGGAAAAGCTCATCACATTACGTGATTCTGACCCAGATTTTCCCAAAATTATCGAAAAACTAAGACTCACCTTTAGAGACCATGCCAAACGCATTGGTATCAAAAATCCCAAGTACTTAAACGGTTGGCTGAATAGGATAGACAAAGTATTCTACATAGGATAA